In one Musa acuminata AAA Group cultivar baxijiao chromosome BXJ2-5, Cavendish_Baxijiao_AAA, whole genome shotgun sequence genomic region, the following are encoded:
- the LOC103985321 gene encoding protein RGF1 INDUCIBLE TRANSCRIPTION FACTOR 1, giving the protein MAIDQESPFKELNLKNRRVMGGGGPADDNRWPPWLRPLLSTRFFVPCKLHADSHKSECNMYCLDCTGGALCSLCLNHHRDHRTIQIRRSSYHDVIRVSEIQKVLDITGVQTYIINSARVVFLNERPQPRPGKGVTNTCEVCERSLLDSFRFCSLGCKISGTGNDYNGSRTNKSTTKKAMAEASDSEESYTSSSRGHEKSNNVKQSFTPSTPPPAVVSYRSAKRRKGIPHRAPFGSRILEV; this is encoded by the exons ATGGCGATCGATCAGGAATCCCCCTTCAAGGAGCTCAATCTCAAGAACCGACGAGTCATG GGCGGAGGAGGGCCGGCGGACGACAACCGGTGGCCGCCGTGGCTTCGTCCCCTGCTGTCGACGAGGTTCTTCGTCCCGTGCAAGCTCCACGCCGACTCCCACAAGAGCGAGTGCAACATGTATTGTCTCGACTGCACCGGGGGCGCCTTGTGCTCGCTCTGCCTCAACCATCACCGCGATCACCGCACCATCCAG ATTCGGCGCTCGTCCTACCATGACGTGATCAGGGTGTCGGAGATCCAGAAGGTACTAGACATCACCGGCGTGCAGACGTACATCATCAATAGCGCCCGTGTGGTGTTCCTGAACGAGCGCCCCCAGCCGAGGCCAGGCAAGGGCGTCACCAACACCTGCGAGGTCTGCGAGAGGAGCCTCCTCGACTCCTTCCGCTTCTGCTCCCTCGGCTGCAAG ATTTCCGGCACCGGGAACGATTACAACGGCAGCAGGACGAACAAGTCGACCACGAAGAAGGCGATGGCAGAAGCATCGGACTCGGAAGAATCATACACCAGCTCAAGCCGGGGCCACGAGAAGAGCAACAACGTGAAGCAGAGCTTCACTCCGTCCACCCCGCCGCCAGCTGTCGTCAGCTACCGGAGCGCCAAGAGGAGGAAGGGCATTCCACACAGAGCCCCCTTCGGAAGCCGCATCTTGGAAGTCTAG
- the LOC103985322 gene encoding E3 ubiquitin-protein ligase Os04g0590900: protein MAASDNQQSWVPYVPTRDCSMGFCSIYCPQWCYVVFPPPPPVEFTSDNSGLTFSPLVIVIIGILAGAFLLVCYYAIVSKYCGTFDSLRRWLDPPGTDNREVDDGNVGQSRRHEAWHASPTNGLDEILISKIAVYQYRRGDGMVQGTDCAVCLSEFREDDSLRLLPKCSHAFHLRCIDTWLKSHSNCPLCRANIVTVNPALPPQSPSAPEPQNNPEVEEAAQADETVLVIEDLVVNAEEETDPGSSRDAAKDPCSQIYRDSRGVEETDAIVEIRDDDIQPMRRSSSMDASCCDRVSIADVLQMSMEDELLAAKENGLWVATSSSRRAAGDHSKVRRSQENRGLHGVMSAVPMKRSFSSGRFCLTKQGRRRNGLQVQEAAE, encoded by the coding sequence ATGGCCGCTTCCGACAACCAACAATCTTGGGTTCCGTATGTGCCGACTAGAGATTGCTCTATGGGCTTCTGTAGCATCTACTGTCCGCAGTGGTGCTACGTCGTCTTCCCACCCCCTCCCCCTGTTGAATTCACCAGCGACAACTCCGGCCTCACCTTCTCCCCCCTCGTGATCGTCATCATCGGCATCCTCGCCGGCGCCTTCCTCCTCGTCTGCTACTACGCCATCGTCTCCAAGTACTGCGGCACCTTTGACTCGCTGCGACGGTGGCTCGATCCGCCCGGCACAGATAACCGCGAGGTCGACGATGGTAATGTCGGACAATCTCGCCGCCATGAAGCTTGGCATGCCTCCCCGACGAACGGGCTCGACGAGATCTTAATCAGTAAGATTGCGGTCTACCAGTATCGGAGAGGCGATGGCATGGTGCAGGGCACCGATTGCGCCGTTTGCCTCAGCGAGTTCCGGGAGGATGACAGCCTTCGGTTGCTCCCCAAGTGCAGCCACGCCTTTCATCTCCGGTGCATCGACACGTGGCTGAAATCGCACTCTAATTGCCCCCTCTGCCGTGCCAATATCGTAACAGTCAATCCAGCGTTGCCGCCGCAGTCGCCGTCCGCTCCAGAGCCTCAGAACAACCCTGAGGTCGAAGAAGCTGCACAAGCTGATGAGACAGTTCTGGTTATAGAAGATCTAGTCGTCAATGCAGAAGAGGAGACAGATCCCGGAAGCAGTCGCGATGCAGCAAAGGATCCTTGTTCACAGATCTACCGTGATTCGAGAGGGGTAGAAGAGACGGACGCAATAGTTGAGATCAGAGACGACGACATCCAACCGATGAGGCGATCGTCCTCGATGGACGCTTCGTGTTGCGACCGGGTTTCGATCGCCGACGTATTGCAAATGAGCATGGAGGATGAGTTGCTAGCTGCAAAGGAAAACGGGCTGTGGGTGGCTACCAGCTCCTCGAGGCGTGCAGCGGGAGATCACAGCAAGGTCAGGAGATCGCAAGAGAACAGGGGATTGCATGGTGTTATGAGCGCAGTGCCGATGAAAAGATCATTCTCCAGCGGGAGGTTCTGCTTAACCAAGCAAGGAAGGCGAAGGAATGGTCTTCAGGTACAAGAAGCTGCCGAATGA
- the LOC135612700 gene encoding NAC domain-containing protein 71-like, producing the protein MSSVSLPPGFRFRPTDDELVGYYLKRKVAGLSIELEIIPVIELYKYDPWDLPDKSFLPKRDLEWFFFCPRDRKYPNGTRTNRATGSGYWKATGKDRKIACEPSVYGVRKTLVFYRGRAPGGERTGWVMHEYRLCEDLYQGSTNFLGPFALCRVVKKNDHGLKAGDPHAESKAKRCSSSAAESGYRGYIDNVLSISEENSTVVTNVSEKNEDSTPITSPETGRDVQLQPIMKGFRESQMVANASKTSPDESISKSVITVGNTNVTESPTPGNLSPSHVVNLMEEDFMVDELSWSGSLPSFPSPTSCMGFYGNAENITFYSLELDVPKHLNASDSGTETWNPAVPASLCRQASEGEDLSLWLQEDILVK; encoded by the exons ATGAGTTCTGTCTCGCTGCCACCGGGGTTCCGATTTCGTCCGACCGATGATGAATTGGTGGGGTATTACTTGAAGAGGAAAGTCGCTGGACTTAGCATTGAGCTGGAGATCATTCCGGTGATCGAGCTGTACAAGTACGATCCATGGGATTTACCAG ACAAGTCCTTTCTTCCTAAAAGAGATTTGGAGTGGTTCTTTTTTTGTCCGCGAGACCGTAAGTATCCTAATGGCACACGCACAAACAGAGCTACAGGATCTGGTTACTGGAAAGCCACAGGTAAAGACCGGAAAATTGCATGTGAGCCTTCAGTATATGGTGTGAGAAAAACCCTTGTGTTCTACCGCGGAAGGGCTCCCGGAGGGGAAAGGACTGGTTGGGTGATGCATGAGTATCGTCTTTGTGAAGATCTTTATCAAGGATCTACCAATTTTCTG GGACCTTTTGCGCTGTGCCGTGTAgtcaaaaaaaatgatcatgggcTGAAAGCTGGTGATCCTCATGCAGAATCCAAAGCTAAAAGATGTTCCTCTTCTGCAGCTGAATCTGGCTATAGAGGATACATTGACAATGTCCTCAGCATTTCGGAAGAAAATTCCACTGTGGTCACAAATGTGTCTGAAAAAAATGAAGATTCAACACCCATAACTTCTCCAGAGACTGGTAGagatgttcagctacagccaataATGAAAGGCTTCCGGGAATCACAAATGGTTGCCAATGCTTCAAAG ACTTCTCCGGATGAGAGCATCTCCAAGTCAGTAATTACTGTTGGTAATACTAATGTAACAGAATCACCCACACCAGGAAATCTCTCCCCCTCACATGTCGTCAACTTGATGGAGGAAGATTTCATGGTGGATGAACTTTCATGGAGTGGAAGTTTGCCCTCTTTTCCAAGCCCCACGAGTTGCATGGGATTTTATGGCAATGCAGAAAACATCACATTCTATAGCCTTGAATTGGATGTACCAAAACATCTGAATGCATCAGACAGTG GCACTGAGACTTGGAATCCAGCAGTACCTGCGTCTCTTTGTAGGCAAGCAAGTGAAGGAGAAGATCTGAGCTTGTGGTTGCAGGAAGACATCTTGGTGAAGTGA
- the LOC135612698 gene encoding RING-H2 finger protein ATL29-like, translating into MASNPPSFHHHCRSLLPSPSSPPSPHCSFPSPAAGVSKALPPSRSIPILLPIVFLFFLLLFFLSIFLFRDILHFTYAFFYGGSPSAVRRPTTSNAAAADSCLRGLDPDILASFPTLPYSLVRGLQEGKCGAECAVCLAEFAGGDVIRLLTVCCHAFHPPCIDSWLAAHATCPLCRCDLKAPPDEAAVMAVREAVDGGCDSHCISIDDDGEGAEGRLEKSAPERTSNPTNAGERREDADEGAAR; encoded by the coding sequence ATGGCGAGCAACCCACCTTCGTTCCACCACCACTGCCGCTCCCTCCTCCCTTCCCCATCTTCTCCTCCGTCCCCCCACTGTTCCTTTCCCTCCCCCGCTGCCGGAGTCTCCAAAGCCCTCCCCCCGTCCCGCTCCATCCCCATCCTCCTCCCCAtcgtctttctcttcttccttctccttttcttcctctcGATCTTCCTCTTCCGCGACATCCTCCACTTCACCTATGCGTTCTTCTACGGAGGGTCGCCCAGCGCCGTCCGCCGGCCCACCACCTCAAACGCCGCCGCCGCGGATTCCTGCCTGCGCGGGCTGGACCCCGACATCCTGGCGTCGTTCCCCACGCTGCCCTATTCCTTGGTGAGGGGGCTGCAGGAGGGCAAGTGCGGAGCGGAGTGTGCCGTCTGCCTCGCCGAGTTCGCCGGTGGCGACGTAATCCGCCTGCTCACCGTCTGCTGCCACGCCTTCCACCCGCCCTGCATCGACTCCTGGCTCGCCGCCCACGCCACCTGCCCCCTCTGCCGCTGCGACCTGAAGGCACCGCCCGACGAGGCCGCCGTCATGGCGGTGCGGGAGGCCGTCGACGGTGGATGCGACAGCCATTGCATCTCGATCGACGACGACGGGGAGGGGGCGGAGGGACGGTTGGAGAAATCGGCACCGGAGAGGACGTCGAACCCGACGAATGCAGGAGAGAGGAGGGAGGATGCCGACGAGGGTGCAGCACGATGA